The genome window TATACAGACATTGTTAACTCACCATGCGTGCGTCGCATGGGTGCACTGCGATCTTGTCGCTTGTGAAAGCTTTCGGTTTCAACGATTTTCGCACTGCAGGCGAAGGGGTGCCCCGACGGATCGGAACAACGGCTTTCCCCAATCTGCATTCTCAAGGAGAGAAACATGTTCTCGGCGTTCTTTCGCAGCCGCGCTCGTCGTCGTTATGCTTGGCGTCCGGCCGTAGACCTGACCAACCCGCGCATCGCCGCGGTGTTGACGACCTTCAGCGGCAACTGAGCCGCAGTCGACCCCCGCCGTCCGCACCTCTTGCGGATCGGGATCATCGGCGAGCACGCGCAAAGCGCCCGGACCCGTCCGCGGCGCTTTTTGCTTGACCGCAGCCGCACTTCCTTTTGATGTGGCAGCATGTTTCGTCTCGCACACCTGTCCGACCCTCATCTCGGCCCCATGCCGGATACCCGCATCCGCGACCTCTTGTCGAAACGCGTGATCGGCTACGTCAACTGGCACCGCAGCCGTGCACGGTCGATGACCGCCACCTGGCTCGACGGGCTTGTGGAGGACATCCACGCCACCGCGCCAGACCACATCGCCGTGACCGGCGACCTGGTCAACATCGCGCTCGATCTGGAGATCTCGGCTGCACGCGCATGGATGGACGCGCTCGCGCCCCCGCATCTCGCCTCCCTCGTTCCCGGAAATCATGACGCCTATGTGCCGGGTGCGCTGCGCCGCGCGATAAAAGCCTGGGCCCCCTACATGACCGGCGACGACGCCCCTGACGTCGCTTTTCCCTACGTGCGCCGGCGCGGTCCGCTGGCCCTCATCGGTGTTTCCAGTGCAAGGGCGAGCGGACCCTGGTTTGCCACCGGACGCGTTGGCAGCCGGCAGGCGAAGGCGTTGCGCACGCAGCTCCAGCAGCTTGGCGCGGAAGGGGCATTTCGCGTGCTGATGATCCACCATCCGCCGCACCGGGGCGCGACCGCCTGGAACAAGCGGCTCACCGACGCCTCGCATGTGCGCGCCGCAATCAAGCGCGCCGGCTGCGAACTCGTGCTTCACGGGCATACCCATCTGGCGACGCGTATGGAGATCGACAGCCCGAACGGTCCGGTGCCTGTGATCGGCGTGCCTTCTGCTTCCAATTCACCCGGCCACAAGCGCCCGGCGGCACGCTACAATCTGTTTTCGATTTCCGGATCGCCCGGACAGTGGCACTGCGAGATGGAAGAACGCGGCTATCCGGCAAGCGCGTCAAG of Stappia sp. ES.058 contains these proteins:
- a CDS encoding metallophosphoesterase, which codes for MFRLAHLSDPHLGPMPDTRIRDLLSKRVIGYVNWHRSRARSMTATWLDGLVEDIHATAPDHIAVTGDLVNIALDLEISAARAWMDALAPPHLASLVPGNHDAYVPGALRRAIKAWAPYMTGDDAPDVAFPYVRRRGPLALIGVSSARASGPWFATGRVGSRQAKALRTQLQQLGAEGAFRVLMIHHPPHRGATAWNKRLTDASHVRAAIKRAGCELVLHGHTHLATRMEIDSPNGPVPVIGVPSASNSPGHKRPAARYNLFSISGSPGQWHCEMEERGYPASASSDAATVEHLASRHLAIPG